Proteins encoded in a region of the Plasmodium falciparum 3D7 genome assembly, chromosome: 1 genome:
- a CDS encoding exported protein family 3, which yields MKHLLSLFKVSLFFLLIFKYSYKNIVKKGRQDNFNKSAITKYITSRALTENNKKCDIKDMHTSIFTGNKNPQIRGKKFKTKKEEEKQKDNTKEDNDNNMEKEMGDHMKDHMKEHMKENTKDDTKDDTKDHIDDHMKDHMKENTKDDTKDHTKDHMKDHMKDHMKDHTKDDTKDHMKDHTKDHMKDHMKENTKDDTKDDTKDDTKDDTKDDTKDDTKDDTKDDTKDDTKDDTKEYMDYILKHHNSLEDSIKEYYASTEPSVDDENKSFFKKIKLIMNILDDTHSDLLVNNHITNGGIFSPEFVPIGVLSSMTAACPLIGTVTLPYIARTINFMTKYKGEKIYTEQKSK from the exons atgaaACACCTTCTGTCACTTTTTAAGgtttccttattttttctcttaatatttaaatattcatacaag aATATAGTAAAAAAAGGTCGACAAGATAATTTTAACAAATCGGccataacaaaatatataacaagtCGAGCACTAacggaaaataataaaaaatgtgacATTAAAGATATGCATACTTCAATATTTACTGGAAATAAAAATCCACAAATAAGaggaaaaaaatttaagacaaaaaaggaagaagaaaaacaaaaggaCAATACAAAagaagataatgataataatatggaaaagGAGATGGGAGATCATATGAAGGACCATATGAAAGAACATATGAAAGAAAATACGAAAGATGATACAAAAGATGATACAAAAGATCATATAGATGATCATATGAAAGATCATATGAAAGAAAATACGAAAGATGATACAAAAGATCATACGAAAGATCATATGAAAGATCATATGAAAGATCATATGAAAGATCATACGAAAGATGATACAAAAGATCATATGAAAGATCATACGAAAGATCATATGAAAGATCATATGAAAGAAAATACGAAAGATGATACAAAAGATGATACAAAAGATGATACAAAAGATGATACAAAAGATGATACAAAAGATGATACAAAAGATGATACAAAAGATGATACGAAAGATGATACGAAAGATGATACGAAAGAATATATGGACTATATATTGAAACATCACAATTCATTAGAAGACAGCATAAAAGAATACTATGCTTCAACAGAACCATCCgttgatgatgaaaataaatcattttttaaaaaaatcaaattaattatgaatatattagatGATACACATTCTGATTTATTAgtaaataatcatattacAAATGGAGGTATTTTTTCACCAGAATTTGTACCTATAGGTGTTTTATCATCCATGACAGCAGCCTGTCCGCTTATTGGAACTGTGACGCTTCCTTATATTGCCAGGacaataaattttatgaCCAAATATAAAggagaaaaaatatacacagaacagaaatcaaaataa